The Allocoprobacillus halotolerans nucleotide sequence CGTATCATTGTAACAAACGTCTATACTTTTGTCTAATATTTTTCAATTTTTTTCACATTTCATCATATAAAAAGACATTGGACTCTTTCATCCAATGTCTTGTCATTAAGCTTCAATTGTTGCTTTCCATAATCCATGTAAATTACAATATTCGTAAACTTCAATTGTTCCTTTATAATCACCAATCGCAAATGTTGCTTCAGGTTGATCACTAGGTGTTAACTGAGCACGTAAAACTTGATTTTTTAATACAACAATAATATTTGTAATCAAATGTTCTTCAGTCATTGGATGAGCAACTTCTCCAACTTTAACATGAAGTTTATCTCCATCAATAGCTAAAACAGGAACATGTTTTTCTAAAGCTCCATCAGTTGTGTTAGCAGTTAATTCAACCATTGGTTTTCCACAACAAACAACTGGTACTCCTTTATCTACGATTTTTTCTACAACATTTCCACATACTGGACATACATATAATTTCATTATTCATTTCTCCTTTCATGACAATCATATTTTATCACTTCTTTTTCATTATGGCTAATCATATGCACTTTTATTATTCTTTTTTAATAATTGACAATAAGTACGATATGTATAGTCATCAAAGCAGACAATATCTACTCTTTGAACATAATGTGCTTCAAACTGTTCAATTGTTTCCATCGCAATTTGAGCAGCTTGTGAAGTTGGATAGCGATATGCACCTGTACTAATAGACGGGAAAGCAATATGGTGGCATTGGTAAGCTTCGGCTTTTTCTAAGCATTTTTTATAACAAGATTTTAAAAGTTTCGCTTCATCATGTTGTCCATCACGATAAACAGGACCTACTGTATGAATGACATAACGAGCTGATAAACGATAACCTTTTGTCACCTTTGCATCACCAGTCGCACAGCCATGTAATGTACGACATTCCTCTAATAATTCTTTTCCTGCTTGACGATGAATAGCACCATCGACTCCTCCTCCACCAAGCAAACTATTATTGGCAGCATTGACAATCGCATCACATTCAATTTGCGTAATATCGCCTTGTATAATATGAATTTCCATGTTCTCACCTTCTTGATTACATTATATCAAAAAAAGCCATTTCAAAAAATGACTTCTAGACTTTTAACCATCTTTTAATTTTTGTATCTTTTTCCTTTAAAAATTGCATAAAATCTTGAATACTGATTTTTAAACAATCTTTTCTAATGATAATCATATCATTTTTCTTTGCTAATAAAATATAAGCATTATCTGTTTGAGATATTGTTTTTAAATGATGATAAGGTATTTTATTATCAATAGATGTTTGACAATTATGTACCACAACATAATCTTTTCCAAAGCTCATTGTATAAGTGATTTGATGATCTTCTGTTTCTTCCGTTATTAATTTCATCATTTCTTTATAATGACCATGAATCAAAAAGAAAATTTCACCAATACAAATAACACCTAACACCAAAAAGAGAACACCCTGCATAGTTTCTTGATGCATCAGATTAATGACACCTAAAGCAAAAGCAATGATTCCTGTTAATATTAATAAATATTTCTGCCATGAAGTAATCATATATTTTTTGACTTCTTTTAATAAACTTTCATCCACGACATTATGACTAATCTGTATTCTTTTCATATAACCCCTCCAACAATGCAACATTATCCCTAACAATTATGTCTTAGATATTAACTTTTACAAAATTTAATCAATAAAAACAAATTTCTCACATTTTTATTTTTTTATGTTTTAAGATATAACAATACCTTAAATTATGATATAATTTTTCTCATAAAATAGCGGGGTGGAATTATGGTTTATCGAAAATATTATCAACGTGGTCGTTACGTTAAAAAATTAATTGATGATTATTGTGTTTTAGATATTGAAACAACAGGATTATCATGGCAAAAAGATAAAATTATTGAAATTGGAATCTTAAAAATCAGAAATCAAAAAATCGTAGAACGTTATAGTCAACTAATTAATCCACAAATTCATATTAATGCTTTCATTACGCAATTAACTGGTATTGATAATCAAATGGTACAAGATATGCCATGTTTATCAAATATTCAAAATGATGTCTTACAATTTATAGGACAAGATATAATTATTGGACATAATGTGACTTTCGATCTAAATTTTATTGCCAATCGTTTTCAAGTGAATTTACCAAATGAATATATGGACACTATGCAGTTTGCTCGAAAGGTTTATCCTGCCTTGCCCCATCATCGTTTAACAGATATGGTTGAATTATTAAATCTTTCCACAAATGAACACCGTTCTTTAGCTGATTGTATCTCTACATATGAGCTATATGAGCATTTAAAAAATCAAATCATTGAACAAAATATATCTTTATAAATACCTGAAAAGCATAGCTAACTATCCATTATAAGTATTTGATATTTCTCCTTTTTCTTTATAAAATAAAGTCAAGGAGGCTAGGTTATGATTCAAACACTAACGAAAGAAGATATTAAAAAAGTTTACAGAACATAGGTTGTCCATCAAAACAGATTCAAGAGCTTGTTGATGATTTTGAACATCAACGTTTTCAAATGTTATTCCGTTTTTTACAAAAGAAAAAATTTGAAATCTTAGATGATGTTCATCAAAAACAAAAAGAAATTGATTATTTAGATTATCTTATTTATACATTAAAAAATCAAAATAAATCATAAGCTTTCTTAAGGAGGTCAAGTTATGCAAATAAAAAATATTATTGAGAATCAAACATTTGATGAAGAAAGAGCTTTATATAATATCCAAAACACAGAAGTTAAAAACTGTATTTTTGCAGGACCAGCCGATGGTGAATCCGTATTAAAAGAAACAAGACATATTAAAGTAGAAGATTGTTCATTTTCATTACGTTATCCATTGTGGCATGTACAAGGCTATCAATTAATTCATTGTTCATTAGATGAACTCACACGTGCTCCTATCTGGTATTCACATCATGGCTTGATTGATCATTGTGACATTCAAGGCATTAAGATTTTAAGAGAATGTCATGATACAGTTGTTTCTCATTGTCAAATTAATTCACCAGAATTTGGATGGTTTTGCCAAGATGTTACGATTAAAGATAGTGAAATCAATTCTGAATATATGTTATTGCATAGTAACCATGTGAAAATTGATCATTTAAAATTTAGTGGAAAATATTCATTTCAATATATGCATGATTTAGAGATCACTGATTCTTATTTAGATACTAAAGATGCTTTCTGGCATAGTGAAAATATCGTCGTGAAAAACTCTGTGGTCAAAGGTGAATATTTAGGATGGTTTTCTAAAAATCTAACTTTTATAAACTGTCAAATTATTGGAACACAACCCCTTTGTTATTGTGAAAATCTACAACTCATTGATTGTGAAATGATTGATTGTGATTTATCTTTTGAATATTCTGATGTTCAAGCAACGATTCATGGACATTTGGATTCTATTAAAAACGTTAAATCTGGTACAATTACAGTTGACAGTGTTGGTGAAATCATTAATGAAGATGCTGTGATGGAAACAAAGGGACAAGTCATTATTAGACAAGCACCTTTAGAAAAACAGACAAGATGTCAATGTTGTTGTTAACGTTAACTTGATTGTTAACGTTTTTTAATAAAAAAATGTTGGCGAAATACCAACATCTTCTTTTATAAACATTTCTTAAAAATTTGAATGATTTCATCACGTGTTAAGACTTTATATCCACCATTCATAATTAATGTTGAAGCAGCAATACCCTCAATCATTTCTTCATTGACACCTAAATCAGAGATATTCATGACTAATCCTAATTCATTCATCCAATCTTCCATTGCTTTTAGACCTTCTATTGCTACTTCTTCTTTTGATTTTCCATTTGGATTGACACCCCATACATGAGTTGCAAATATAACAAATTTATCTAATCCATAAGGCATAATATATTTGTAATATGGTAAAGATACAGCTGATAAAGTCATACCATGTGTGGCATCCGTATAAGCACCAACGGCTTGTCCTAACATATGCACCATCCAGTCCGTAGTTTTACCTTTTGCAACCAATGTATTTAATGCCCAAGTCGCTGTCCACATAATATTACTTCTTGCTTCATAATCTTGAGGATTTTTCACCGCAATACGACTTGAATGGATTAAAGATTTCATTAATCCTTCACTGATATAATCACTGGTATTATCATCATCACCAGAAAAATATTGTTCACAAATATGATTCATAATATCATAAATCCTGCAACCATTTGATAATATGGTAAAGTCAGTGTATATCAAGGATTCAAAATCGCAAATTTTGGCATAACATCTTCTCCAAATACATGACCGATTTTCATCTTTGTTTCATGATTAGTAATAACTGCTCCACCATTCATTTCTGAACCAGTTCCAACCATTGTCAAAACACATCCAACTGGAACAATTGGACAAGTTGTTTCTTCAAAACGAATATAGTATTTTTCCCAAGGATCCCCATCACAGTAAATAGATACAGAAACAGCTTTAGCATAATCACAGACTGAGCCACCACCCACAGCTAAAATAAAATCAATATCATTCTTTCTTGCAATATCAATACCTTCATATAATTTTTCTAATGTTGGATTGGGCATCACACCAGAAACTTCTGAAACAATTTTACCATTATCTTGTAAAATTTTCATTACTTCATCATAAATACCATTTTTCTTAATTGATCCACCACCATAAATAAATAAAATATTTGAACCATATTTTTTAAGTTCTTGATTAAGATAACTCAGCGAATCTTCTCCAAAATATAATTTTGTTGGATTACAATATTCAAAATTTCCTAACATTGATTCTTCCTCCTTTTCTATATGTTCATTTTAATACCACCCATCACAAATATCAAATATCTATATTGTACTCATATTTTTACACAAATGCCTTGATCATTGAACTTGACTTATATAGAACAAAGTTATACGAGATGTTTTTATTTGACACTCATTTATAATATGTGAAAAGTAGGATAATGAATCATTTTTTAACATATAAATGGGATGATGTGGTTCTGGTCATAGCTAGATTTTACCAAATTATCCAATATTTCTGAGATATCCTCAAAAGTTTTTTACGTTGAAGAAAAAACGATTAAAAAACACTAACAATCAATTAATCAAAATCTGTTTTTTATCATATCATGAAGTCTATTTATTCATTTAAATTTTAAAAATTGAATGAAAGTATTATTTGAGTTATGTATATACGATTTTTATATGTATTCATTGATAAAATTATCAAGGAAAGTTGATTCTATAAATAATCGTTTTAGACGAATTATAGGATTCAACAGTTCTACTTTTTTATAATGATATTGTTTATATATCTTATCAATGATTTTTTTATTTATCTTTTAAAACAATAATCCCTCTTGCAATATAACTTTCCATTGCTTCTTCAACTGTTTCTAAAGTTGTATATTTAGGATGATATTCTAATAATCTTTCAGCTTTTTCAATACTATAATGTCCACTTCTGGCAATATGATGATAACAATCATCTATATATTCTTCATTACCTAAATAATCACAGAATTTTTCCCATGATAAGAATCGAATCTTTGGTTCTTGATGAAAATATCTATATAAAGCTTTGGCATAGCCATATAATGTCATTGATTCTTTTGCAACTGCGTGAAAACTTTCACCCAAAGCATTTGTTCTATGTGTAATAGCTTTATAAAACATTTGAGCAACATCATAAGCATGGACATGATGTAATGTTTCCATCCCAAAATTTGGCAATACAATTTCTTCACCATCAGCAATCTTTTGGAACACACGATTATCCTTGGTTGCTTGTGGATTCATGATTGTCCATCCTGGTCCTGAAATCTGTCCTGGCATAATAATTGTTGCTGGAAATCCATGAATACGATATTGTTCTTTTAAATATAATTCACTGGCATATTTATCTTTTCCATAATGATCCAATGGTTCTTTTAAAGCATTTGGATCTTCTGGAATAAATTCAGCTCTTCCATGAGCCCATATCGAAGAACAATATAAATAATGTGATAATTTCGTATCTTTTAATGCCTTAACCATCTTTTTTGTATCCTCTATATCAAAATTAATTAAATCTACCACCACATCTCCGTTTATTTCAGCAATCTTTTGCGCAAAATCTTCTTGACTTCGATCAAGATAAACATTTTTTACATAATGCCACATAGG carries:
- a CDS encoding desulfoferrodoxin family protein → MKLYVCPVCGNVVEKIVDKGVPVVCCGKPMVELTANTTDGALEKHVPVLAIDGDKLHVKVGEVAHPMTEEHLITNIIVVLKNQVLRAQLTPSDQPEATFAIGDYKGTIEVYEYCNLHGLWKATIEA
- a CDS encoding YcxB family protein; the encoded protein is MKRIQISHNVVDESLLKEVKKYMITSWQKYLLILTGIIAFALGVINLMHQETMQGVLFLVLGVICIGEIFFLIHGHYKEMMKLITEETEDHQITYTMSFGKDYVVVHNCQTSIDNKIPYHHLKTISQTDNAYILLAKKNDMIIIRKDCLKISIQDFMQFLKEKDTKIKRWLKV
- a CDS encoding 3'-5' exonuclease, producing MVYRKYYQRGRYVKKLIDDYCVLDIETTGLSWQKDKIIEIGILKIRNQKIVERYSQLINPQIHINAFITQLTGIDNQMVQDMPCLSNIQNDVLQFIGQDIIIGHNVTFDLNFIANRFQVNLPNEYMDTMQFARKVYPALPHHRLTDMVELLNLSTNEHRSLADCISTYELYEHLKNQIIEQNISL
- a CDS encoding DUF3737 family protein, with protein sequence MQIKNIIENQTFDEERALYNIQNTEVKNCIFAGPADGESVLKETRHIKVEDCSFSLRYPLWHVQGYQLIHCSLDELTRAPIWYSHHGLIDHCDIQGIKILRECHDTVVSHCQINSPEFGWFCQDVTIKDSEINSEYMLLHSNHVKIDHLKFSGKYSFQYMHDLEITDSYLDTKDAFWHSENIVVKNSVVKGEYLGWFSKNLTFINCQIIGTQPLCYCENLQLIDCEMIDCDLSFEYSDVQATIHGHLDSIKNVKSGTITVDSVGEIINEDAVMETKGQVIIRQAPLEKQTRCQCCC
- a CDS encoding iron-containing alcohol dehydrogenase, translating into MNHICEQYFSGDDDNTSDYISEGLMKSLIHSSRIAVKNPQDYEARSNIMWTATWALNTLVAKGKTTDWMVHMLGQAVGAYTDATHGMTLSAVSLPYYKYIMPYGLDKFVIFATHVWGVNPNGKSKEEVAIEGLKAMEDWMNELGLVMNISDLGVNEEMIEGIAASTLIMNGGYKVLTRDEIIQIFKKCL
- a CDS encoding O-acetyl-ADP-ribose deacetylase, with translation MEIHIIQGDITQIECDAIVNAANNSLLGGGGVDGAIHRQAGKELLEECRTLHGCATGDAKVTKGYRLSARYVIHTVGPVYRDGQHDEAKLLKSCYKKCLEKAEAYQCHHIAFPSISTGAYRYPTSQAAQIAMETIEQFEAHYVQRVDIVCFDDYTYRTYCQLLKKNNKSAYD
- a CDS encoding iron-containing alcohol dehydrogenase; its protein translation is MLGNFEYCNPTKLYFGEDSLSYLNQELKKYGSNILFIYGGGSIKKNGIYDEVMKILQDNGKIVSEVSGVMPNPTLEKLYEGIDIARKNDIDFILAVGGGSVCDYAKAVSVSIYCDGDPWEKYYIRFEETTCPIVPVGCVLTMVGTGSEMNGGAVITNHETKMKIGHVFGEDVMPKFAILNP
- a CDS encoding NAD-dependent epimerase/dehydratase family protein, whose amino-acid sequence is MKVVVIGASGHIGTYLVPQLVKGGFDVVAITRGKSQAYVSDPMWHYVKNVYLDRSQEDFAQKIAEINGDVVVDLINFDIEDTKKMVKALKDTKLSHYLYCSSIWAHGRAEFIPEDPNALKEPLDHYGKDKYASELYLKEQYRIHGFPATIIMPGQISGPGWTIMNPQATKDNRVFQKIADGEEIVLPNFGMETLHHVHAYDVAQMFYKAITHRTNALGESFHAVAKESMTLYGYAKALYRYFHQEPKIRFLSWEKFCDYLGNEEYIDDCYHHIARSGHYSIEKAERLLEYHPKYTTLETVEEAMESYIARGIIVLKDK